Proteins encoded within one genomic window of Guyparkeria hydrothermalis:
- a CDS encoding Maf family protein: MPHTQPSLVLASGSVTRRALLDRLRLSYRIDPADVDETILAEETPGEACLRLAKLKADTVAERHPGATVLGSDQLLAWEGGILGKPGDAATARRQLAEIAGQTIRFYVALRVVGPNGQRLDWQETVEAQMRRLTGHEIARYVEIEQPFDCAGSMRSEGLGVSLVERMDSRDPTAILGLPLIATARLLREVGIDPLAAT, encoded by the coding sequence ATGCCACACACCCAACCCAGCCTGGTGCTCGCGTCGGGATCGGTAACGCGCCGGGCGCTGCTCGATCGATTGCGACTGTCCTACCGCATCGACCCGGCGGACGTCGACGAGACCATCCTCGCCGAGGAGACGCCCGGCGAGGCCTGCCTGCGCCTGGCAAAACTCAAGGCCGACACGGTCGCCGAGCGCCACCCGGGTGCCACGGTGCTCGGCTCGGACCAGTTGCTTGCCTGGGAGGGCGGCATCCTCGGCAAACCTGGTGATGCCGCCACGGCCCGCCGCCAGCTGGCCGAAATCGCCGGGCAGACGATCCGGTTTTATGTCGCACTACGCGTGGTCGGTCCGAACGGCCAGCGGCTTGACTGGCAGGAAACGGTCGAGGCACAGATGCGCAGACTGACCGGCCACGAAATCGCCCGTTACGTCGAGATCGAGCAGCCGTTCGACTGCGCCGGCAGCATGCGCTCGGAAGGCTTGGGCGTCAGCCTGGTCGAGCGGATGGACAGCCGCGACCCGACCGCAATCCTCGGGCTGCCACTGATCGCGACCGCGCGCCTGCTGCGCGAGGTCGGCATCGACCCCCTTGCCGCGACGTAA
- a CDS encoding undecaprenyl-diphosphate phosphatase, which produces MLLPEWLTALVLGLVEGATEFLPISSTGHLIITADLLGYHGTNAQVFEIFIQLGAILAVMWHYRDTLWQTARGLPRERKAQRFTVNLLIAFIPAAIVGLLAHQWIQAVLFNPFYVAMALIVGGVIILLVEHFKPPVRIETVDEMRAMDALKVGVMQCFALIPGTSRSGSTIMGGMIFGLSRKAATEFSFFLAIPTMLAATLYSLLKYWHLLEAEDLMMLSVGLAASFVSGLIFVRFLLRFIATHTYKGFAWYRIVFGSLILWYFWPTAG; this is translated from the coding sequence ATGTTGCTTCCCGAGTGGCTGACCGCACTCGTTCTCGGCCTGGTCGAGGGCGCGACCGAATTCTTGCCCATCTCCTCCACCGGCCACCTGATCATTACCGCGGACCTGCTCGGCTATCACGGCACCAACGCCCAGGTGTTCGAGATCTTCATCCAGCTGGGCGCGATCCTCGCGGTGATGTGGCACTACCGGGACACGCTCTGGCAGACGGCCCGCGGCCTGCCGCGCGAGCGCAAGGCGCAGCGGTTCACGGTCAACCTGCTGATCGCCTTCATCCCGGCGGCCATCGTCGGGCTGCTGGCCCACCAGTGGATCCAGGCGGTGCTGTTCAACCCGTTCTATGTCGCGATGGCGCTGATCGTCGGCGGTGTAATCATCCTGCTGGTCGAGCACTTCAAACCGCCGGTGCGTATCGAGACCGTCGACGAGATGCGCGCCATGGACGCGCTCAAGGTCGGCGTGATGCAGTGCTTCGCCCTGATTCCGGGCACCTCGCGCTCAGGCTCCACCATCATGGGCGGCATGATCTTCGGCCTGTCACGCAAGGCGGCCACCGAATTCTCCTTCTTCCTCGCCATCCCGACCATGCTGGCCGCGACGTTGTACTCGCTGCTCAAGTACTGGCACCTGCTCGAGGCCGAGGACCTGATGATGCTCTCGGTGGGCCTGGCCGCCTCGTTCGTCAGCGGCCTGATCTTCGTCCGCTTCCTGCTGCGCTTCATCGCCACGCACACCTACAAGGGCTTTGCCTGGTACCGGATCGTGTTCGGCTCGCTGATCCTGTGGTACTTCTGGCCGACGGCCGGCTGA
- a CDS encoding beta-ketoacyl-ACP synthase III gives MIHSRITGTGSYLPERVMTNHDLEQMVDTSDEWIRERTGIEQRHIAADGQLTSDLAEPAARRALEAAGRVPEEVDLIIVATTTPDRTFPSTACLLQQKLGIHGPPAFDVQAVCTGFVYALSVADKFIKTGAARCALVVGAETLSRIVNWSDRNTCVLFADGAGAVVVEASDEPGIIRTDIHADGSYESLLTTVKPDPETTDPERLADGTAFIEMRGNEVFRMAVNTLGRIVDQTMEAAGMSPDEIDWLVPHQANIRIIQATARKLGMSMDRVVTTVGQHGNTSAASVPLALDVAVRDGRIKRGDVILTEAFGGGFTWGSALLRY, from the coding sequence ATGATCCACTCGCGCATCACCGGTACCGGTAGCTACCTCCCGGAACGGGTCATGACCAATCATGACCTCGAGCAGATGGTGGACACCTCGGACGAGTGGATCCGCGAACGCACCGGCATCGAGCAACGCCATATCGCCGCCGACGGCCAGTTGACCTCCGATCTGGCCGAGCCGGCGGCCCGTCGCGCGCTGGAGGCGGCCGGCCGGGTTCCCGAGGAGGTCGACCTGATCATCGTGGCGACCACCACGCCCGACCGGACCTTTCCCTCGACCGCCTGCCTGTTGCAGCAGAAGCTCGGCATCCACGGCCCGCCGGCGTTCGACGTGCAGGCGGTCTGCACCGGCTTCGTCTATGCCCTGTCGGTAGCGGACAAGTTCATCAAGACCGGCGCTGCCCGCTGCGCGCTGGTCGTCGGCGCGGAAACGCTCTCGCGCATCGTCAACTGGTCCGACCGCAATACCTGTGTGCTGTTCGCCGACGGTGCCGGCGCGGTGGTGGTCGAGGCCTCGGACGAGCCGGGCATCATCCGCACCGACATCCATGCCGACGGCAGCTACGAGTCGCTGCTCACCACGGTCAAGCCCGACCCGGAAACCACCGACCCCGAGCGCCTCGCCGACGGCACCGCCTTCATCGAGATGCGCGGCAACGAGGTGTTCCGCATGGCGGTCAACACCCTCGGGCGCATCGTCGACCAGACCATGGAGGCCGCCGGCATGAGCCCGGACGAGATCGACTGGCTGGTGCCGCACCAGGCGAATATCCGCATCATTCAGGCGACGGCGCGCAAGCTCGGCATGTCGATGGATCGGGTGGTGACGACGGTTGGCCAGCACGGCAACACGTCGGCGGCCTCGGTGCCGCTGGCGCTGGACGTGGCCGTGCGCGACGGACGCATCAAGCGTGGCGACGTGATCCTGACCGAGGCCTTCGGTGGCGGTTTCACCTGGGGATCGGCGCTGCTGCGTTACTGA
- the rpmF gene encoding 50S ribosomal protein L32, with product MAVQQNKVSRAKRDSRRAHDSLKKTQLSIDPTSGETHRRHHVTPDGFYRGRRVVTKAGENA from the coding sequence ATGGCCGTTCAGCAAAACAAGGTTAGCCGCGCCAAGCGCGACTCTCGCCGTGCCCACGACAGCCTGAAGAAGACCCAGCTGTCCATCGACCCGACCAGTGGCGAGACCCATCGTCGTCACCACGTTACCCCGGACGGTTTTTACCGTGGCCGTCGTGTCGTGACCAAGGCCGGCGAAAACGCCTGA
- a CDS encoding YceD family protein — MPTDDRQNTDRQLTVPLDVRAACRSGAVETGEVPLAALPRCRDMAPDGGQLAYRVGFFESQGVQPLAAEVHIEAALALECARCRQTVVTPVTSTSQIRFVFSEDQAEHVEAEAEPVILGREGRVRLLDLLEDEVLMSVPLMPVHDQPCAEIAAGQAYESGELPEPSGEERENPFAALAALKKDPGGDQ; from the coding sequence ATGCCGACTGATGACCGCCAGAATACCGACCGGCAGCTGACCGTGCCACTGGATGTGCGTGCGGCGTGTCGGTCGGGCGCGGTCGAGACGGGCGAAGTGCCCCTGGCGGCATTGCCGCGGTGCCGGGACATGGCGCCAGACGGCGGGCAGCTGGCCTATCGGGTAGGCTTCTTCGAGTCGCAAGGGGTGCAGCCGCTGGCGGCCGAGGTGCATATCGAAGCGGCCCTGGCCCTCGAGTGCGCGCGTTGCCGGCAGACGGTGGTCACGCCGGTCACGTCGACATCGCAGATCCGGTTCGTGTTCAGCGAGGATCAGGCCGAGCACGTCGAGGCGGAAGCCGAGCCGGTCATCCTCGGTCGCGAGGGGCGGGTGCGGTTGCTCGACTTGCTCGAGGACGAGGTTTTGATGTCCGTCCCGCTGATGCCGGTCCACGATCAGCCCTGTGCAGAGATTGCGGCAGGGCAGGCGTACGAATCCGGCGAGCTGCCCGAGCCGTCCGGCGAGGAACGGGAAAACCCGTTCGCCGCGCTGGCGGCGTTGAAGAAGGATCCGGGCGGGGATCAGTAG
- the plsX gene encoding phosphate acyltransferase PlsX: MSSQIAIDVMGGDHGPEVTVRAAARFLSRHPSANLLLVGDQATIEQQLAAQHGIDRERIEIVHADQVVAMDESPAIALRTKKRSSMRLAIDLVKDGRAQAAVSAGNTGALMATAKFVLKTLPGIERPAICTALPNESGHTHVLDLGANVDCDAEHLFQFAVMGSVLVEAFDENPAPRVGLLNVGAEAIKGNDTVKSAAERLESGPVNYIGFVEGDDIYKGGVDVVVCDGFVGNVALKSSEGVAKMISHFLRQEFKRGVLSRVAALMAMPVLARLKKRVDPGRYNGASLLGLQGIVIKSHGGANVDAFGNALDVALREIEKDVPRRIDQRLEKLLQERSQA, encoded by the coding sequence ATGAGCAGCCAGATCGCAATCGATGTGATGGGCGGCGACCATGGACCGGAAGTGACGGTCCGTGCTGCCGCCCGTTTTTTGTCACGCCACCCGTCGGCAAACCTGCTGCTGGTTGGCGATCAGGCCACCATTGAGCAGCAGCTCGCCGCGCAGCACGGTATCGATCGTGAGCGCATCGAGATCGTTCACGCCGACCAGGTGGTTGCGATGGACGAGTCGCCGGCGATCGCGTTGCGCACCAAGAAGCGCTCCTCGATGCGCCTGGCGATCGACCTGGTCAAGGACGGGCGTGCCCAGGCAGCCGTGAGCGCCGGCAATACCGGTGCGCTGATGGCGACGGCCAAGTTCGTCCTCAAGACCCTGCCGGGCATCGAGCGCCCGGCGATCTGCACCGCACTGCCGAACGAGTCGGGTCATACCCACGTGCTCGACCTGGGCGCGAACGTCGATTGCGACGCCGAGCACCTGTTTCAGTTCGCCGTGATGGGGTCGGTGCTCGTGGAGGCCTTCGACGAGAACCCGGCGCCGCGTGTCGGGTTGCTCAACGTCGGTGCCGAGGCCATCAAGGGCAACGATACGGTCAAGAGTGCCGCCGAGCGGCTCGAGTCGGGGCCGGTCAACTACATTGGCTTTGTCGAAGGCGACGATATCTACAAGGGCGGCGTCGACGTGGTGGTCTGCGACGGTTTCGTCGGCAATGTCGCCCTCAAGAGCAGCGAAGGGGTGGCGAAGATGATCAGCCATTTCCTCCGTCAGGAGTTCAAGCGCGGTGTGCTGTCCCGGGTGGCCGCACTGATGGCGATGCCGGTGCTTGCCCGCCTGAAGAAGCGTGTCGACCCGGGCCGCTACAACGGCGCCAGCCTGCTCGGCCTGCAAGGCATCGTGATCAAGAGCCACGGCGGCGCGAACGTGGACGCCTTCGGCAATGCCCTGGACGTGGCCCTGCGCGAGATCGAGAAGGACGTGCCGCGCCGTATCGACCAGCGCCTGGAAAAACTGCTGCAGGAGCGCTCGCAGGCATGA